In Methanosphaera sp. WGK6, a single genomic region encodes these proteins:
- a CDS encoding methyltransferase domain-containing protein has product MTYYDDLIKDIQRINLFKKAITQKANGIVYDLGTGSGILAEFASEHAKKVYAVEQNPFILKKTSANFSKYDNIQLIHEDATKHVFLEKPDIIICEMMDTALIDEEQVPVINNCLNYTTDSTVFIPQAAYTTIQLISTNIQHITYYEDNVPEYMKLSEEIKYNEVIFSEKINDKVNENIVLRAKTSGIINAIKLTTYTIITDELITGPTPMLNPPLLIPVDKLCVEKDDKIILDLKYIMGGGLDTIQTNIRKNK; this is encoded by the coding sequence ATGACATATTATGATGATTTAATTAAAGATATTCAACGTATTAATCTCTTCAAAAAAGCTATAACTCAAAAAGCTAATGGTATAGTGTATGATTTAGGAACGGGTTCTGGAATTTTAGCAGAATTTGCATCAGAGCATGCTAAAAAAGTTTATGCAGTAGAACAAAATCCATTCATATTAAAAAAAACATCAGCTAATTTTTCAAAATATGATAATATTCAATTAATACATGAAGATGCAACAAAACATGTTTTTTTAGAAAAACCGGATATTATTATATGTGAAATGATGGATACAGCTTTGATTGATGAAGAACAAGTACCTGTTATAAATAATTGTTTAAATTATACAACAGATTCAACAGTATTCATACCTCAAGCAGCATATACTACAATTCAATTAATCTCTACAAATATTCAACATATAACATATTATGAAGACAACGTTCCGGAATACATGAAATTATCTGAAGAAATTAAATATAATGAAGTAATATTTTCAGAAAAAATTAATGATAAAGTTAATGAAAACATTGTATTAAGGGCTAAAACTAGTGGAATAATAAATGCAATTAAATTAACAACATATACTATAATAACTGATGAACTTATCACTGGACCAACACCTATGTTAAATCCACCATTATTAATACCAGTAGATAAACTATGTGTAGAAAAAGATGATAAGATTATATTAGATTTAAAATATATTATGGGGGGTGGATTAGATACTATCCAAACAAACATCAGAAAAAATAAGTGA
- the hycI gene encoding hydrogenase maturation peptidase HycI → MGIGNPLRGDDGLGPLLLDVLYDKLVHLTHKNTDNVYLLNSETTPENHTLEIRNLKPSHIIIVDAVEFDTTPGKIIDIDVDQIDTFNVSTHTMPVSFIINYIEKTVGSKVLTIGIQPKQMNLINTISDEIKESVEELTDLFVELV, encoded by the coding sequence TTGGGAATTGGTAATCCTTTAAGAGGAGATGATGGATTAGGACCATTATTGTTAGATGTATTATATGATAAATTAGTGCATTTGACTCATAAAAATACAGATAATGTCTATCTATTAAATAGTGAAACAACTCCTGAAAATCATACACTGGAAATACGAAATTTAAAACCATCTCATATAATTATAGTTGATGCAGTGGAGTTTGATACAACTCCTGGAAAAATTATTGATATTGATGTAGATCAGATTGATACATTCAATGTGTCAACACACACTATGCCTGTTTCTTTCATAATAAATTATATTGAAAAAACGGTAGGGAGTAAAGTTTTAACAATAGGTATACAACCAAAACAAATGAATTTAATAAATACAATTTCTGATGAAATTAAAGAAAGTGTTGAAGAATTAACTGATTTATTTGTTGAATTAGTTTAA
- a CDS encoding ATP-grasp domain-containing protein, with protein MKILFIGSRLFDDVAYYLNKENITSIVTESNENAINLDLADKKYIVPRGMDKPMEIAIKEDVDAVIPLIGIDPPLSEVGKMKDTLEKENGIPVISSSFYTANLAADKYNTKKLLQKEGIKTPTFRQLQEPYDLENLEEQLPIVLKTPEGQGGTGVKVAVNKEDISEFLNEKNNIFAEEYVEGFEVSIEVLRWNNESVSLCPVYKGDTTLEGIHPLRKIKQAPLNIDGIDNKKHNNDICILAEKIADLVKVEGTMDIDILHDNKSNNDYVIELNTRPSGTRYMTAATTDIYPLCQLVDMAKGNWAAKQVKSKIKNYCSAEIPVGDFPENQKIPLNKVFEGPNSYIVHGPQHYQRVTIRAEDRTNLNDVTHNLLSDYSKKNNIHFN; from the coding sequence ATGAAAATATTATTTATAGGTTCCCGTCTATTTGATGATGTGGCATACTATCTTAATAAAGAGAATATTACTTCTATAGTAACAGAATCAAATGAAAATGCAATAAATCTTGATTTGGCTGATAAAAAGTATATAGTTCCAAGAGGTATGGACAAACCAATGGAAATTGCTATAAAAGAAGATGTTGATGCTGTAATTCCGTTAATTGGAATTGATCCTCCATTATCTGAAGTAGGTAAAATGAAGGATACATTAGAAAAAGAAAATGGGATTCCTGTAATATCTTCTTCATTTTATACTGCAAATTTAGCAGCAGATAAATATAATACAAAAAAACTTTTACAAAAAGAAGGAATTAAAACACCTACTTTCAGACAACTTCAAGAACCTTATGATTTAGAAAATTTGGAAGAACAATTACCTATTGTCTTAAAAACACCTGAAGGTCAGGGTGGTACTGGTGTAAAAGTTGCTGTTAATAAAGAAGATATCTCTGAATTCTTAAATGAGAAAAATAATATATTTGCAGAAGAATATGTTGAAGGTTTTGAAGTATCTATAGAAGTTCTACGATGGAATAATGAATCAGTATCATTATGTCCTGTGTATAAGGGAGATACTACTCTAGAAGGTATACATCCATTAAGAAAGATAAAACAAGCTCCATTAAATATTGATGGAATTGATAATAAAAAACATAATAATGATATATGTATTTTAGCTGAAAAAATTGCTGATTTGGTTAAAGTTGAAGGAACAATGGATATTGACATATTACATGATAATAAATCTAATAATGATTATGTAATTGAATTAAACACACGACCTAGTGGAACAAGATATATGACTGCAGCAACAACAGATATTTATCCATTATGTCAATTAGTTGATATGGCTAAGGGAAATTGGGCTGCTAAACAAGTTAAATCAAAAATTAAAAATTATTGTTCAGCAGAAATTCCTGTAGGAGATTTCCCAGAAAATCAAAAAATACCATTAAATAAGGTATTTGAAGGTCCAAATTCCTATATTGTACATGGACCACAACATTATCAAAGAGTAACAATACGTGCTGAAGATAGAACTAATCTTAATGATGTGACTCATAATTTACTAAGTGATTATTCTAAGAAAAATAATATTCATTTTAATTAA
- a CDS encoding glycosyltransferase family 4 protein — protein sequence MIGQADILIFFITVIATAIFTSVVRRELLAADIRDNPIVSEHRQKSGTPTMGGFGILIGVILVSLFLFGWYENSYLLVTALMMLVAGIFGMFDDLLGFKVKEYQKVVRNDGEEPVQIGLLSLQPGEEARVASPKAKEDYEKIVEQEHKLTLIDEIPIKSETTETEKIITQFVVACFLILPGILSTNISGIEIGVLMIPLAILAIIGSINSINLIDGMDGLAAGIIAIASIASALYTSVVTGSVASLPFVVIAGAAVGFLVLNHYPAKIFMGDTGSYALGTGYMVAALLGNSLIFSIISLAVPIISVVISLLHRAHIITLPVEPLHHTLNYHGMSEQKIICLYWGITLIVSIIALFLFGII from the coding sequence GTGATTGGTCAAGCAGATATACTTATATTTTTCATAACTGTTATTGCAACAGCAATATTTACATCAGTTGTTAGAAGAGAATTGTTAGCAGCAGATATAAGGGATAATCCAATTGTATCAGAACATAGACAAAAAAGTGGAACACCTACAATGGGTGGATTTGGAATTCTCATTGGAGTTATACTAGTCTCTTTGTTCTTATTTGGCTGGTATGAAAATAGTTATTTACTAGTAACAGCACTTATGATGCTTGTTGCTGGAATTTTTGGAATGTTTGATGATTTACTTGGTTTCAAAGTAAAAGAATATCAAAAGGTAGTTCGTAATGATGGTGAGGAACCAGTACAAATAGGTTTATTATCATTGCAACCTGGTGAAGAAGCAAGAGTTGCATCACCTAAAGCTAAAGAAGATTATGAAAAAATTGTTGAACAAGAACATAAACTTACTTTAATTGATGAGATTCCAATTAAAAGTGAAACTACTGAAACAGAAAAAATAATAACACAATTTGTAGTAGCATGTTTCTTAATTCTTCCAGGAATATTATCCACTAATATAAGTGGTATTGAAATTGGTGTTTTAATGATACCTTTAGCAATATTAGCAATAATTGGTTCTATAAATTCAATTAATTTAATTGATGGTATGGATGGATTAGCTGCAGGTATAATTGCAATTGCATCTATTGCATCAGCATTATATACTAGTGTAGTAACAGGATCTGTTGCTTCATTACCATTTGTAGTAATTGCAGGTGCAGCAGTTGGATTTTTAGTATTAAATCATTATCCTGCAAAAATATTTATGGGGGATACGGGATCTTATGCATTAGGAACTGGGTATATGGTAGCAGCTTTATTAGGAAATTCATTAATATTTTCAATAATTTCTTTAGCAGTACCTATTATATCTGTAGTAATAAGTCTATTACATAGAGCACATATTATTACATTACCTGTAGAACCATTACATCATACTTTAAATTATCATGGAATGTCCGAGCAAAAAATTATATGTTTATATTGGGGTATTACATTAATAGTTTCAATCATTGCCTTATTTTTATTTGGCATAATATAA
- a CDS encoding Mur ligase family protein: protein MQLNSINASSLANMIDGVLYGPDILLSGKYTFLNKASKNDIVIRHKIDDKGIKIAKNKGISCLITQNPQNDAVEVAKKLEFPLIVTTHIEYATAFALKNSVDNYASNAFKIAVTGTNGKSTTTHLLYTIFSDFGFNTYTNTDAESEGNTLIDPRVASELFDFYKLVDNIDVITLEVSEVQGWENKLMKNHALQMISALDSEAVIITNASMDHINLVNNFDNLLNEISGAATAINKRNSPSLLVLNYEDENIRNMSKIVENNENVDVMFFGNYDSDNILPISYKEGKGIYSYNELYVKETDLPFTSIHFIQDIMAALAVCIYKQLDQEKVIKSLRNYKPLARRFIKLKENPVIIDDFAHNPSGINLTIENGSKLGNNLFVVNAIRGSRGNDINKEIAEALVESLKDKLNYTLILTESVDVVNHLNTVLESEREIFLNILDENNIEYTLIESLEESLLKTVNLANEDDVILLLGAQGMDPAKELLIKNNII, encoded by the coding sequence ATGCAATTAAATAGTATTAACGCATCATCTTTAGCAAATATGATTGATGGTGTACTTTATGGTCCGGATATTCTTTTATCTGGAAAATATACTTTTTTGAATAAAGCTTCTAAAAATGATATTGTTATCAGACATAAAATTGATGATAAAGGAATAAAAATTGCAAAAAATAAAGGAATTTCTTGTTTAATAACACAAAATCCTCAAAATGATGCTGTGGAAGTAGCAAAAAAATTAGAATTTCCATTAATTGTTACAACACATATTGAATATGCAACAGCATTTGCATTAAAGAATAGTGTTGATAATTATGCTTCAAATGCATTTAAAATAGCAGTAACAGGGACTAATGGTAAATCTACAACCACTCATCTTCTTTATACTATTTTTTCTGATTTTGGTTTTAATACATATACTAATACTGATGCTGAATCTGAAGGAAATACTCTTATAGATCCAAGAGTAGCTTCAGAATTATTTGATTTTTATAAACTTGTGGATAATATTGATGTTATCACATTGGAAGTATCTGAAGTTCAAGGATGGGAAAATAAGTTAATGAAAAATCATGCATTACAAATGATTAGTGCATTAGATTCAGAAGCAGTTATAATAACTAATGCATCTATGGATCATATTAATTTAGTTAATAATTTTGATAATTTATTAAATGAAATATCAGGTGCTGCAACAGCAATTAATAAGAGGAATTCTCCTTCATTATTAGTATTAAATTATGAAGATGAAAATATTCGTAATATGAGTAAAATTGTTGAAAATAATGAAAATGTTGATGTAATGTTTTTTGGAAACTATGATTCTGATAATATATTACCTATTTCTTATAAAGAAGGGAAAGGAATTTATTCATATAATGAATTATATGTTAAAGAAACTGATCTTCCATTCACATCTATTCATTTTATACAAGATATTATGGCAGCTTTGGCTGTTTGTATATATAAACAATTAGATCAAGAAAAAGTAATAAAATCATTAAGAAATTATAAACCATTAGCAAGAAGATTTATTAAACTCAAAGAAAATCCAGTGATTATTGATGATTTTGCACATAATCCATCTGGAATAAATTTAACTATAGAAAATGGTTCAAAATTAGGAAATAATTTATTTGTAGTAAATGCTATTAGAGGATCAAGGGGTAATGATATTAATAAAGAAATTGCTGAAGCTTTGGTGGAATCGTTAAAAGATAAATTAAATTATACATTAATTTTAACTGAAAGTGTGGATGTTGTAAATCATTTAAACACAGTTTTAGAGTCTGAACGAGAAATTTTTTTAAATATCTTGGATGAAAATAACATTGAATATACTTTAATTGAATCATTAGAAGAATCTTTATTAAAAACAGTGAATTTAGCGAATGAAGATGATGTTATATTATTGTTAGGAGCACAAGGAATGGATCCTGCAAAGGAACTTCTAATTAAAAATAATATAATATAA